Below is a window of Oncorhynchus clarkii lewisi isolate Uvic-CL-2024 chromosome 19, UVic_Ocla_1.0, whole genome shotgun sequence DNA.
GTCGGTGATCCTTGCTCCTTGTAATTATACCCAATGACTCATTGGATTCAAATTAGTGTTGATCACTTAAAGGTCAGTTTGCTAATGAAATAGTAACACAGCGGACAACAAAATGGACGCCCTTTTTATTACacctagagcaggggtgtcaaagtcaaatggacggagggccaaataaaaaaatcagctacaagacgagggccggactgttcgaatgttcattgaaaattttttaaatgacgcatatagtctagtgaacctaattgaacctactgaaaacctaacaaatatattacaatatgatcagataaataaagcaatattttcttatggctctgtcagtaatctttaattttcaacagacacaaaagacaaatttcctttatataaatatccccataacatgaacattaaatgaaagaaaccggtattcaaggcaccatcagtagactatattttctattttagcaaaagtgggctaaatttacttcaaagaaaaaacaataatagcaattttctatcatccactcaactgaaatatttttaaaatataattggattgaaatacaaaaaaataaagtgcaaaaatctattaatcaaaaacaacactttgtttaaggagaagtaacatgcagtgaaaacaaatattaaattttaacttttaaacttgaactgagtaaaaactctaaatatgtgattgcacagtaatgttcacttgtttgaggttgagggtgatacttggtggtgtcccatcttttccacaagttcatcaatgttcggggtaaggctctgagctgaagaaatcctcagaattgagtggaggtgttcagcagtaagtcgacttctgtgtgatgttttgttcaggttcatcaaagaaaacagttgttcacacaggtatgtgctgccaaacatagacaacgtttgagcagcctggatgcgcagctggggcattgtgccggggaggaaacgggcgaactccgcagcacccactgccgcatattttgccctcagtgcatcattgcattggaggtcaatcaactccatttggaggtttggtggtgagctttccacgtcaacagcaaatgggttaccgagcagttccaacctgcttttttgtgcttcaaagtcagcaaatcggcgtcgaaagtcagcggcaagcatacctattttatcagccaactgtgtgctcgggaacgcactggtagagagcttctctttcatggtctggcagctgggaaagtggctcaaattttctttccgcatctgcgtctcctacagagtcagtttggttttaaatgccttcactgtactgtacatatcagagcattcagatgactcgtaatgtcacacagaaaagccatttcacacagaaacatttcgtctcggagttgtgttgtgtctttccctttgctgtccaagaacagacaaatctcctcacgaagctcgaaacatctttgaagcacctttccctggcttagccatcgcacctctgtgtgataaggcaaatcaccatgctccgtttctaactccgtcagaaatgccttgaactggcggtgattcaaacctttggctctgataaagttaactgtgcgcgtgatgatgctcattacatgctccattttcaaggctttaccgcacaacgcttcctggtgtatgatacaatgataagctgtcagctcacctgtcgcgttttcctcttgcatcttttcccgtatcttcgccaccagtccgctcctgtgtccacacatcgcaggtgctccgtcggttgtcaaacccacgagtttttcccaaggcagctccatctcatttacacatcttgacacctcttcatacaaatcatgccccgtagttgtgccatgcataggacgtaaagccaaaaactcctctgtcacgcttaggttggagtccactccgcggatgaaaattgacaactgggcaatgtcagaaatgtcggtgctctcatccacagccaaggaatatgcaataaaatcttttccctttttcacaagctgctcttttagattgatggacaactggtctactctctcggcaatggtgtttctgctcagactcacatttaaaaagagttgccttttatctgggcaaacttcgtcacaaactttaatcatgcagtttttgatgaaatccccctccgtaaatggccgggctgatttagcgatctcttctgccaaaataaaactggccttgacagttgcgtccgcgtgtgtgtccgcgtgtttcgtttcataatgtcgtctcagattatactctttcagtaccgccacactttctccacacagaagacacacaggttttccagctaccttcgtgaacatatactccgactcccaccttgtttgaaacccccggttctcagtatccaccttccgttttgccatttttgatgggtatctgaaagttaattttactgtgatgctgacgactgctgtgccaataaatattgaaatgaagcagcctactgctcggtgcgtcacctttgcattgtgggaaatgtagtattggtgcgtgtaaaagatctgcgggctgccggcttgctgcgggccggttctaataataaatcaagatcatcccaggggccgtaaaaaaccttcttgcgggccggatgtggcccgcgggccttgactctgacatatgtgacctAGAGCATACTGTGGTACAGCAGGGCATCCAACATTTACCTCAGGAAATGTAGCTATTGCAAGCCTTATTATGTTTGTATATTTATTCAATTAATTTCCTGGTCCGCCGATACTCAATTATTAGGgctatatcccaaatggcaccatattactaatgtagtgcactagcaTTGACCAAAACCCTATGTACTATCTAGGGAATAATGTGCCACTTAAGATGCATCCCCTGATGTCAAAAGTTTCCTTTAGTGGCAGCCAAGGCCACGATTAAAACTTTTCCTCAGGGAAACGTTAGGCTCTATTGAGGCTACAGAGCCACCGATGCAGATAACATCCTTACTGTCGCTCTAGTTCGGTAAACAAGCTATTGGGTTCATAGACTTGAGCCATAAAACGATATCCCAACGAGAGTTTAATACATAATGGCCAATAAATAGGTCATTCAACTTGGACTAAGTAGCACTTTGATAGAGGAGGTTCATTTGGCCTCAATTCAATAAGGAGTTTTAGCCAATCAAAGAGTAATAGAAAAAAATACACTGCTtgaaaaaataaagggaactctaaaataacacatcctagatctgaatgaatgaaatattcttattaaatacttttttctttacatagttgaatgtgctgacaacaaaatcacacaagaattatcaatggtaatcacatttatcaacccatggaggtctggatttggagtcacactcaaaattaaagtggaaaaccacactacaggctgatccaactttgatgtaatgtccttaaaacaagtcaaaatgaggctcagtagtgtgtgtggtctccacgtgcctgtatgacctccctacaacgcctgggcatgctcctgatgaggtggcggatggtctcctgagggatctcctcccagacctggactaaagcatccgccaactcctggacagtctgtggatggagcgagacatgatgtcccagatgtgctcaattggattcaggtctggggaacgggcgggccagtccatagcatcaatgccttcctcttgcaggaactgctgacacactccagccacatgaggtctagcattgtcttgcattaggagaaaCCCAGGGCCAacagcaccagcatatggtctcacaaggggtctgaggatctcatctcggtacctaatggcagtcaggttacttctggcgagcacatggagggctgtacggccccccaaagaaatttcaccccacaccatgactgacccaccgccaaaccggtcatgctggaggatgttgcaggcagcagaacgttctccacggcatctccagactgtcacgtctgtcacgtgctcagtgtgaacctgctttcatctgtgaagagcacagggcgccagtggcgaatttgccaatcttggtgttctctggcaaatgccaaacgtcctgcacggtgttgggctgtaagcacaacccccacctgtggacgtcgggccctcataccaccctcacggagtctgtttctgaccgtttgagcagacacatgcacatttgtggcctgctggaggtcattttgcagggctctggcagtgctcctcctgctcctccttgcacaacggcggaggtagcggtcctgctgctgggttgttgccctcctacggcctcctccacgtctcctgatgtactggcctgtctcctggtagagcctccatgctctggacactacgctgacagacacagcaaaccttcttgccacagctcgcattgatgtgacatcctggatgagctgcactacctgagccaatTGTGTGGGtggtagactccgtctcatgctaccactagcgtgaaagcaccgccagcattcaaaagtgaccagaacatcagccaggaagcataggaatggagaagtggtctgtggttatcacctgcagaaccactcgtTTATTGGgggatgtcttgctaattgcctataatttccacctgttgtctattccatttgcacaacagcatgtgacatttattgtcaatcagtgttgcttcctaagtggaaaatttgatttcacagaagtgtgattgacttggagttacattgtgttgtttaagtgttccctttatttttttgagcagtgtatatatttgaaACTAAGTAGATACACCAAGATGGAGGATATACATTTGACCAGAATTGAACCGACTTATTTGTCTGTGTTTCTATACGGTAAAAGCCAGTGTCTGGTTCCTCTTTTTAGGTTTCTTCCATCCAATGAgtttttcaactgttctgctgcttGCTCTCTGGGCTTCTAGGATTGCATATTAAAAAGAGCTcaaatacatttgactgattcACTGATTGATgagttgattgattgatggaaaGAGGTGGAGAGTTGTGAGAGCAGCTGATAAAGGAGCTCAATTTGATCTGAGTCAAACTGactgtttgtttgtatgtgtgtcgtTCCCAAGGTGGAGAGTTGTGAGAGCTCGTCCCCCAGCATGGATGAGGTCTCGCTGAGTGAGTTTGGCGAGTGGACGGAGATCCCCGGGGCCCACCACGTCATCCCGGGAGGCTTCATGAAGATCGTGGACCTCTTGGCGCAGGACATTCCGTCCCGCTTGATGCGCCTGGGGAAACCCGTCCGCTGTGTCCACTGGAACTACTCCGCCCAGCGACAGGAGGAGATCGCCCATGGCGACAACAACAATCGGCACGACGACGGCGACCATAACGACGACCGACGTTGCCATGGTGAGCCCAACCCCAATCCGGGTCACACGTACCCCATCAGCGTAGAGTGCGAGGACCTCGAGTCGCTCCCCGCCGACCACGTGATCGTAACCGCCTCTCTCGGCGTCCTCAAGAACCGCCATGAGGCGCTCTTCTCACCCTCGCTGCCCGAGGACAAAGTCCTCGCCATCGAGAAGCTCGGCATCAGCACCACTGACAAGATTTTCCTGGAGTTCGCCGATCCCTTCTGGAGCCCCGAGTGCAACAGCATCCAGTTTGTGTGGGAGGACGAGGCGCAGCTGGAGCAACCGGTCTACCCCGAGGAGCTGTGGTACCGTAAGATCTGCTCATTTGATGTGCTGTACCCGCCCGAGCGCTACGGCCATATGCTGAGTGGCTGGATCTGTGGCCAGGAGGCACTGCTCATGGAGCGCTGCGATGACGAGACGGTGGCTGAGACCTGCACCAAGCTGCTGCGACGCTTCACAGGtcagtgtgcatgtctgtgtgtttgtcattGTGACGTTGACATAGGTCAGttgacatttgtgtgtgtgtgtgtgtgtgtgtgtgtgtgtgatatgcagTAACAATCAGAGTTTTCTGAATCGAACCCGCAGCTTTTGTACACGTCTTGCACTAACACTAGATTTCAGGTACTTAAAGGCCTTGTTGATGAATCAAATCATATGTTCTTGATGGAGTGAGGGACCACTGACCTAAATAACTCACTGAGATAGGCCATCATCAGCATTCCCTCACTGAGTATGAATCAAGCTCTGTGCTTCAACTCATCAGTATAGAGCAGGAATACTCTCACACACATCACGCACACTGTTACGAGCACACTGTGACCTTGAGGGCTGAATGGGTGCATCACTACTGTACTCCCAGTGAGTCACGGTGACGCACTGAAGAGCAATTCCACTTATTCAGCCTTAGTGGGCCTCTAGGTATACATTAGATACAGGAAATGACATCATCATGTGACATCATTCCTGAGCCTTGAGTTATGTCCTCTCCCAGAATGGGCTTTTGGGGGGATGATGCTGAATCAGTCACATAGATGTCTGGCAGAGTGGAGGTGTTGAATACATGTGCATCCCGTAACAACTGGTCCAGGGTCAGTTTTAGTCACTGTGCTCTTTATAGGTGGAATAAGGATCGGGATGAAGAAATGCTGATCCTACAAAAGTTGGTAGAGGAGTTGCCTGTGTGTTTGCATCCCAGACATACTTTATGAATGACCCAGTATTCTCACAGAAGAGATGAGTGAGTCAATGCCATAGCTGCTCGACTTTATCAAGTTGTTCATTTCTGTCTTTCACCCATGAGCAGCCCCCTTTTTACGAGTAATGATGACAAAAAGAAACACAGCAAATTGAAATTGGCTATAACTTTCGTCGAGACTAACCGGCCATTTTTAAAGAAAACCTGACAGAAAATCAATTGTCCGATTCGACGGGTCTCTCTACATGAGACGGGAATCATTGCTCTCTTACGTTAAGGCCATATTAAGTTTCTGCTCCCTGGAAAACACTGTAAATGATAGTGtagacgagacacacacacagtcgttcTTGGGATGCCCTACACCGGGAAGAAAATAATGACCATTGATAGAGATGAGCCCTCTGTATGTGGCTCTGTATAGCTTCAGTCTGTTTCATATTGACAGAGAAAATAGGTTAAGAGATATAAGAACGCTGTCCTGGTTTTAAATAGTTTagataaaggtgtgtgtgtgtgtgtgtgtgtgtgtgtggaatgaacATAAAATACagagtccactacttttgaccagagtctgaTGGGCCTtgctcaaaagtaatgcactagggaataggttgccatttgggatgcatcccatCTCATGGGTGGACAAAGCTCGGTATTACGGCAGACAGTAAGTGACAATTGTCCTCCTTCAAGGACTAAGTTATCCTCTGGTCAAGCCAGTTAGCTGACAAATAGGTCAGGTCTAAGCTTAGCATATGTCTCCGACCCTGTTACCATCACTTAATGATGACGTCAGAGGCTTtcctggacacacacaaacacatacacacctcaATGCAGTTACTACTCCCTATACAGCCAAGCCAACGGACACAGTAAACCCCAAACCCCGCCTTCCGCTCTGAGCAATACTCGCTTCCTGCCCTCACTTTGTTTACTTCCATAGGAAGGACACACTCACGGGAACTCatttacccacacactgacacactccccTGATGTAGGTCAGTGCGGTTTAATCCCCCTACGAAGCACATTAATCACAAACAGACTAGAGTGTGTGTATGGCTTCTGAGAGGGACCATAGCTTATTAGTACCGATACAGGAGATTGGATTGGATGTGTTGGAGGATCACCTATGGGAGATTGGTAGAGGATCACTCACCATGCATCGCCATTACCTTGGGAAGTTTTCAATGGCTTATTTCCACCTGCGGAAGAGTTgtaagagagggtgtgtgtgtgtgtgtgtgtgagagagcgttggtgtgtgtggaccttgATGTTTCCGTGTCCATCCAAAGGTTTTATATTGGACTGACCGtcctcaccatccacctcaccgttcctttctctccctccttcagggaacccCAACATTCCGAAGCCGAGGCGGATCCTGCGCTCGTCGTGGGGCAGTAACCCTTACATCCGGGGCTCCTACTCCTTCACCCGGGTGGGCTCCAGTGGGGGTGACGTGGAGAAGCTAGCCATGCCCCTGCCTTACACCAAGAGCACCAAGGCTCCGGTAAGAACCGCATCTGGATCTGGATGCAgacttgggttcaaatactatttagggTATTTCAATTATTTTTCAAGACATTTCAAAGTAAGTATTTTGGAATGCATCTGGAAGTACACTTGGAAAGTATTGgcttgtatttgaaaatactaaactctgcaaaaaaaaaagaaatgtccctttttcaggaccctgtctttcaaagatgatttgtaaaaatccaaataacctaattgtaaagggtttaaacacggtttcctatgcttgttcaatgacccataaacaattaatgaacattctGTTCGTTCTGACaccaacagcttacagacggtaggcagttAAGGTcactgttatgaaaacttaggacactaaagagccctttctactgactctgaaaaacaccagaataaagatgcccagggtccctgctcatctgcgtgaatgtgccttaggcatgctgcaaggaggcatgaggactgccgatctggccagggcaataaattgcaatgcctgtactgtgagacgcctaagacagcgctacagggaggcaggacggacagctgatcgtccgcgcagtggcagaccacgtgtgacAACACCTGCACGGGATCAGTACATCCGaccatcacacctgcgggacaggtacaggatgtcaacaacaactgccagagttacaccaggaacgcacaatccctccatcggtGCTGACTattcgcaataggctgagagatgctggactgagggcttgtaggcctgttgtaaagcaggtccttaccagacatcactggcaacaacgtcgcctatgggcacaaacccaccgtcactggaacagacaggactggcaaaaggtgttcttcactgacgagtcgcggttttgtctcaccaggggtgatggccgGATTTgcatttatcatcgaaggaatgagcgttacaccgaggcatGTACATTGATTTGGAGGGCGCTTCATGGTctagggcggtgtgtcacagcatcatcggactgagcttgttgtcattgcaggcaatctcaacgctgtgcgttacagggaagacatcctcctccctcatgtggtacccttcctgcaggctcatcctgacatgaccctccagcatgacaatgccaccagccatactgctcattctgtgcgtgacttcctgcaagataggaatgtcaatgttctgccatggccagcgaagagcccggatctcaatcccattgagcacgtctgggacctgttggatcggagggtgaggccTAGGGCcacccccccccagaaatgtccgggaacttgcaggcgccttggtggaagagtggggtaacatctcacagcaagaactggcaaatctggtgcagtccacgaggaggagacgcactgcagtacttagtatctggtgtgaccaccagctgcattgactgttacttttgaccccccctttgttcagggacacattattccctttctgttagtcacatgtctgtggaacttgttcagtttatgtttcagttgttgaatcttatgttcatacaaatatttacacatgttaagtttgctgaaaataaacgcagttgacagtgagaggacgtttctttaaATTTTAAATACTCCATGCATTTTAACCCAGGTCTGTTTGGTCCTAGGGCTATTTGAAAAtggttttgtatattttataggAAGTCGTTTGAAAATACTTCAAAATACTTACTTAGAAGAGGTTGATTTGGCCACATTATTTGGAAATACTCTaacagaaaataagtattttaaaTAACACATAGTTAAATATgtatgtatttgaacccagactGGATATAGTGTAATTAGTCGGGTTaattagggcacaccgtagcaagACGTTTTAAAACTTTCATGGGTCTTTGGAGGCGTGACGCTTGT
It encodes the following:
- the LOC139374909 gene encoding spermine oxidase-like; the protein is MQSCEISSDSTDDPLSRDLRTRRQPRIVVIGAGLAGLAATKSLLESGFTDVTVLEASDRVGGRVQSIQHGQTTLELGATWIHGANGNPVYHLAEDNGLLEHTTDGEHSVGRISLYTKNGVAHYQTNSGTRIPKDLVEEFSDLYNEVYELTQEFFQSGKPVCAESQNSVGVFTRDVVRKKIMLDPDDSESTKRLKLSMLQQYLKVESCESSSPSMDEVSLSEFGEWTEIPGAHHVIPGGFMKIVDLLAQDIPSRLMRLGKPVRCVHWNYSAQRQEEIAHGDNNNRHDDGDHNDDRRCHGEPNPNPGHTYPISVECEDLESLPADHVIVTASLGVLKNRHEALFSPSLPEDKVLAIEKLGISTTDKIFLEFADPFWSPECNSIQFVWEDEAQLEQPVYPEELWYRKICSFDVLYPPERYGHMLSGWICGQEALLMERCDDETVAETCTKLLRRFTGNPNIPKPRRILRSSWGSNPYIRGSYSFTRVGSSGGDVEKLAMPLPYTKSTKAPPLQVLFAGEATHRKYYSTTHGALLSGQREATRLTEMYQGLHKETIKPNM